The genomic interval TgggttaacaaaacatctatataggcctatggattaaatgggcatgggatgtcaggggctgagttgcagcatctttttcactattttatgcaatcaaaacacacacacacaggcctatatatatattaggatatatatataaagagagagaagtaggagtaggctagtagtaaggaggccgtggcaggtggcggtggggggccccagtctaagtacctgcaggggggccccaagtgcttgtgttacgccagtgcagtaacacatcactaacttcacaagaattcatacctaaagcatattgaatcattcacgcagagacacttatcactCACGCTTACGCTAGACGCCATGTTGAAATTGAATTGCAATATAAATCTTACACTTAGTAAGTAATTGGTTGTGTGCtgaatatacatatttatacaataTATGTTGGCGTACCTTGCATCACTGCATGAACCCTTATGGCACAAcacaaatgaatatatttggTCACTAAACCTTGCTCTGATTACTTGCTCTGAATAGAGTCAACATAGTCCGGAGACCTCATCAAGgcatgtatatttatattttattaaagttattatgGAGATATTCAAGCCTGCATAACCACGGAGCGCCGTCAGAGCTAATCGTTCACAAGCGCAGCTGTgaagtgctgctgttgtttgtttgaaaggATATGTAACCACTGTCATTTAACTCTCTCCAGCCAGAAAAGGCACAACAGCAAATTAAGTAAACGTCCGATCACCAAAGCACATCAGAACCGCTTTACAATTTGTTTGAATGCAATCGCTATTGTATtacaaaacaatatgaacatgTACGAGAGACGATAAACAGTTCATATTCATGAAATACGGACAGTTCGATATGTTCAAACAAGCAATTTTATCATCGTATCTAACAGTTATTTACTGATGTGAAATCATGCTCCCTCTTTCTTTagggagatgtgtgtgttctgtctgcGCAGAAAAAAATTGGAAAccgttttttttactttgggcACTGCCGCAGCACCCTGGTCGCATGGACAACAGTTGATTTGAGCAAGCAAAAAGTCGGCATGTGCACATACCCTAAATTAAAAAGATTATTTTTCCTTAGGAAAACCCTTGCCTGTAGCGTCGTCCTGCTCCGGAGGCTCACTCATTGCATGCTTGTGGCATTGATGTGAGGTGCTGATGCCGACTCGTCCGTGGTACTTATTTTGAGTAGTGTTTAAattgtgctcttttttttttttgtgtaacaaaaataaagttaagGGACAATATGAACAGAGAgatttcacaaaatataatgTTATTCAAAAATTCCTCCCCGTCGGGGAATTGAACCCCGGTCTCCCGCGTGACAGGCGGGGATACTGAccactatactaacgaggaGAGATGAGAATCTAGCTGATGTAGTACTGTTTTTATCCACTGTATAGAGGTCAATTTGCATATGGCACTGTTGAGTAGTTCTTTTACAGTCCCTAAACCCtcaggatcagaatcagaatcccttcattcgtcccacagaggggaaatttgcatttGTTGCAGCAAAAAATGAGCcacagacagcttaatgttacacccaagatagtaaaaaatatatacaaaaaattACACAACTTTACAGAGACCTAAAAATATGAAACCATTTTGAGGTTTTCCATTCATTCTCTACGATAGTGCTAAACCACtacagtttttatatatatttggcCGCTAGTGGAGCTGTAGCCTGCTTTTGCCAGTCAGAGCTGTTTGCTGGCTTTTTATCCACTATACGTGAGTCAATGAGCAAGTGCATGTTCCATCAACTACATATAACATTGCTTTAAATTTGTGGAGAGAAAAACCTTCCATTCCTAGGTTTATAAATTGAACAAATTGAACTGAAAAGATGCCATAATCACATAATATAGAAATAATTAGTCAGAtacccctttcccaccaaacctGCTCTAGGGCCGGACCGGAGCCTGTGTCCAACCCAACCAGTTTTTTGGGTTTCCACCAAAGCAGTGCACAATGAGACAACGTTGCCTGCAGGTTACATTCAGACATGTAGTCTtgtataatattaaaaataacaattttccTATTTTAATTGGCATGAttacaaacaaatgtaagaGATTCTTACACATGTGTGTACAttattttggtttcagttgtgtgtgtgtgagagtgtttcacaagTTTATGCGAATGGTTTTTCTGAATAATGTTCCCTTTTGATTACGGCCCCTCGTTGGTTTCCACTAAAGCAATGTAATATGGGGGACAAAACATGACATAAATATGAACTAAATAAaagattgaataaataaagtaataagtGAATAGATCTGTTCGCCTACCAGCCTGACATCGGGGTGGATGACGCTGTCctctacctgctgcagaggtccctCTCCCATCTGGAGAACGCTGGGGGCCCTGTGAGGATCAtattctttgatttctccagtgcattcaacatcATCCAACACGGCAAGACAGACCCAGagatataacaatatataaaagCTATATAACAATGTGGTTGTTTTATTCTGaacttttatttagttatttatatatttatgcatttatttctttttgaatttttttattcttgtctttatttccacactaatgcattatttatttatacttattttatatttcgTCCTCCATACTATGAGAGGTGACTGGTTCGAAACAGGGTATTTGTGCTACCTCATAATTCCTTAATATGCATTCATTGATGTTATATCTCTGCTTAAACCTATGCTTACtgacattatttattatgtgttaCTGTATATCCAtaccttgtttttaaaatgtctgatatttgatCTTGCCACACTGTTTGACAACGAAAAAGCAAAATAAGGGTTTCTGGGAATGGTAGAGCTTAACTCTCTTAACTATTGCCGTTCGCCCTCTATGGTAGTCCTTAACACTACAGGTGCAATATATTTCCGACCACAAGAGGTGCTGTTTCCCCCTTTTGGTAGAAGAAAGGAGACCTCGTTTTCAGTGACagaaagcacaaaacaaatgcCTTGCAGCAACTTCATAGTTTCTTTGCAGAGGCCCCAAATACCAGAAATGAGTCTGCACTTGGATACTGGAAAAATAATTACCACCGTTTTCCAGCACTGGCAACAATGGCACACAAATATTGTTCTGGGCTTTGTTGGTACTTAAAACTTGGCTCATAGGTTAAAAAACGTTCATCACaggcttttgttatttttcacaaaaatattCTCTGTCTgactaaaatgttacatttaaaagagtttcatgaatgtgttttcatttattgcCTCATGAAAAGTGGATTAGTCAACAGCGGCAGCATGGTGCTCTTCTACAAACAGAACACAAcctaattaaataataattcatttaaaacaaactacTTGTGTAGATGAAGTACATTACTCCAAAGTGTACAGTAACTTTGGAtaattcgccttattcacctggcggccattttgaaactcgaacgaggctgaggggtacacaaacccggaagtttgactccgacgcatacgatctatggaagattcagcagcaccagcaatggaaactccagtgtggaccaccaacctttcttgtttgccagaattaacaattcaaaatgtggagcagtgggccagtaccgactgcaacatcccccgggcggtgttaattaaaggatacagtaactggatcgaaggttttatccacgacattgaaggtaagaatggacgctaatttacctcagtttctgctagcgtgtagcagctaggggtagtaagcttagctgtgatatggagttgttgactgtactatgtttgattttatttaaaacttaacatgtatttaatcgacagttaataggagcccaacacacatatttgtgagggctaggtcttttccctcagtgcggaaaaatgagtcaccgtacaacatacaggtatcatagtgctaagtgggcaaactgctcagttcgcagagcagtgccacagtttaaaccagcttgctaaatgttcattatgagttttatcaacgatgtacctttccctgtctgactgaaaataacatgttgattttatctcattaacatgttatctctagttgatgtaatatcacataagcctcattgatatctactcaaatacagtattatcttgtttcaaattagcaaagccagacagcgctaggtgcatgttgctattgcttgttgacaatgatagtataatgacagtataactatcaggtaagtgataaggtaagctaagtattaacattcataagataggagttgctcagttcttggagcagtgtatccagggttgaggaaggttcactgcacactcagtgtatgtgtgtgtgtgtggagcagtcggtactggcccactgctccacatttagaattgttaattctggcaaacaagaaaggttggtggtccacactggagtttccattgctggtgctgctgaatcttccatagatcgtatgcgtcggagtcaaacttccgggtttgtgtacccctcagcctcgttcgagtttcaaaatggccgccaggtgaataaggcgaatagcACGTGAATAATAAACGGagctctctcttttcctctctccctcgcCTGACAGCTGGTCCTTATCTGTCTCACTGATTCAGTGACGAGCAGTAAAGAGTATATTTATGACTAGTTTAGGGAGATTCAGAGGTAGATAAAAGTGTGGTTTAACtctaaacatgtgttttgctCAGCTCACCGTTCAGCGGGCAGAGCTTGCGGTTGATCCGGGCAAGCTGCGTACTTTCTAAACAGCTACTAGGATGTTATAATAACGAACTTGCTCAGCCTATGAacagtggggaaaaaatacattaaatcatCGGCATCGGCCcaattgttattcttaacatcggcatcggccttattgttattcttaacatcggtatcggccAAGAAATTTAGCACCAGTGCATCCCTAGCTACAAACCACGTGTTCACTAAGCAGCCAGCTACAGTTAGCTTTACCTTGTATTTTAGAAGTGTATATTGttcatgttcaataaaaaaaataacaaacttggCTTTGGTCAGCGCCAATTTAATATGCCCCAATAGGAAGCAAATCAACGTGAAGACCACGGTCAAATCCACACAGAAAACAGGTCCAACTATGAGCTCCACCTTGCTCCACGTGTCAAAGCGACACCAACACGCTAGCTAACATGCTAGCAACGGTTAGCCGCGGCTAATTTAGCATTGatcttttcattaaaaaaacacatttaaatgtaatcttttcaCAGAAAACTCACCAAGGGTGTCTATTGAGAGGCGATGCTCTTGGAAACTCGAGGCAAAGAAAGTCACTTCAATGGTTATTTGTTCCAAATTACTATTTAACATGCATCTAACTCTGCTGAGTCTCTTTGTCCCATTCGATTCCTCGACGGCACACCTGGGGCGGGGCTCATCCTGGATTGGCTTGCTTTGTCAGACTGTTGATGGACAGGTGATTTAACTAATCACACTAGTAAATGCTTTCATATAgaattgtaaaaatgaaaatatccTATTGTATATCTATAGTGACTATTTTAGACATGACTCTAGATAAAATGGTTTAGACcacatttatctttaaaaaaaaaacatattcaaagttGAATATGGAAACCCCTAATAAATATAACTATTTTATATATAACACAGCTTCATATActgtggggaaaaaatgaaaacacacacagtcagctgGCTGTTTCTACACAGTAAAAAACCTAGTGTTAATTTTACTCCTTAAGAGTTGAATTTAACTCTCTGTCAGATAACATTTGGTCCCACTCGAAATTAGTGTAAATTTTACTCTATAGCCAGTGTAAGATTTCCAGAGTTAATTTTACTCCATTTTGTGTCAAAATTaacaatgaaatgtgtaaaaacatttaacactgTGATCTGTTTACACTGTCAGAGTAAATTTATTTCACTACATAGAGTAGTTTTCTACTCTAAATATGGTTCAATTACAcaagtgtatatatttttacactgtgATGTTTACACTGTCAGAGTAAATTTATTTCACTACATAGAGTAGTTTTCTACTCTAAATATGGTTAAATTACGTGCGTAttaagtgtatatatttttttattttatatgaatgaaATAGTAATAATTCTTAACTGCTGTAATATATAAGGCAATACACACAATCGGGTACTGTATCACACCTTTTATTGCCTGATTAGAGATAACAGTATGGGACAATGTACATTGCTGTGTCATTTTCCccacatgacatttttaggtCAAAAGGCCTTTGATAAGGCAGATCATCAACATTAAAGgcaacacattctttttttgtcttagtCACTTCATAAGCAAAATAATGTTCATTAAAAGCTACAGTAAATAAAGGAATGGTGAGCAGCACCGGTTTCTCATGTATAATCACAACCGATTCGACCTGGTAAAACAGTGGCATTTCAAATTCAACTTCACCACAAACGACCAGGTGTGGGCGGTATACATATCCATTGTGCTTAGCCCACGTCACTTTAATAACCTTATCACAattggacattttcatttgcataGCAATCACTGAACCAcctttaatcatatttaaagagacacattttcctGGACCAATGTCCAAGCGAAGGAAGGTTGTTGAGGATCGCCACTTGTGTGCCATATGATTCTGGTGCTTTTTGGCCAATGttttggtgacatttttaaaggacTTAAGCTGTGTCTTGAAAAAATTGTGTTTACCTTCATATCGCATGCACCAGCTATGGAGTACAGGTCCTATTTTCTGAATGCATCTAGGGTAATGAATCAGGAAATGATGTTTTGGTAACAGTCTTTTATGAGGATATACCTCCTTGAACAGTGTGTGATGCTCAAcaatcaaatgtttcaaatacaCGCATAAGCCTTGAGATAAAATGGGCGAGAAAACAATGTTGACGAtctgtaacaacaataaaagcaggGTCCAGTGTTGGTCTGTAGAGGCTACCAAATCTCCAAATATAAGGGGAACATTCCTCAGCAAGCACCATGACTGAATTGCGTTTAGTCCCAAATCATTAGACTCTGCACTTAAATTCACAGCCACTGGCCTATTACATCTCTCTGTAAATCCATAATCAAAACATAGTATTCTTGAATTCAGTTCTGCCAGTGtaattttttctttcaaataaaaaaacagctgctttaatTCAAATTGGGCCACACCTTCTAAAAGATCATGCATCACATCAACTGAGTAGTTCTCGGTTGTGTGAAAATATGTAAGTGAATTTAGTAAGCATGATCTCTTCACGCCAAATACATAAGGAAGAGAAGGCCTATGTGCCATTTCTTGGCAGTGAGCACTGTGGGCCTCTTTGGTACGCAACACTATTTTGGGAGACTCTTCGGAGAATTCAGTTTGGAAGTCCTCTTTTTCGGCTAAACAAAACCTACAGCAATACCTTGCACTGAAACTCTCAACCAGACCAAACAAACTATGTAGGCCTAAATTATCTCCAGTCACCTGTATAACACTGCCACGAACACAACCACCATACAATGGAATATCAATGCCATTACTCTCTAACTGTTTGAGATCACAAACAATAGGATCTAAAATAGCACTAAAACCGTAACGCTTTATATCCTGAGCATGAAACAAGGCACAAAGATGTATATTGGCCAAAATAGAATTCCACTTCGGTGAGAAATtccttaaagtaaaataaataccaccCATTTTATGAACTCCCTTCTTGGACCCCAAGGGGTTGGCAATCTCGAAATCgtcataaaacatttgaatctgtacagtgtgtctctctgttgaAAATAGAGGATGAGTGTTGAAGAAAGAGCCATCACaaatatctttgagttttgaATCACTTATATTTGGGCTTTTGAGCATTTCTCTGGCATGTTCACTtttaaatattgagtttaaTGTCGATAAAATTGGAACATACATAAATTTGTCTTTAACTACTACTTGGTCATATGTTCCTGTCTTTTTGTTGAGCCTCAAGTCAAATCTTGAGCCAATTACAAGCTCCACTGGCTCCACAGTTTCCCATTTGCTGGTCATAAATTTTGATTGTTTGTATTCTGAATTTAGAGCTGTGAATGGATTCTCTAATTGGTCAAAACATCCCTCAACTTTCTTGCATGATTCAGTTCCTCTTTGATCATGAAAAACACCCTGGATGACTGACTCTCTAGCATGCTCATGTATATCCTGCACAATATCCTCCATAGAGGTCACAACTGAATTAATAACAGACTGGGCTACACCTGCTGCCTTAAGATCTGAAATGACAGAGGCACAACTATTTACAAGATGTTCTGAGGATAACGCTTGCTCTGACTCAACCTCAGCCTCATATGGCTCTTCTGCAGGACTTTCATCACTATTTAGAACACTTTGACAACGTGGTGGTTcagtttcaacaacaacattaaaaccaCTATTCACATGGGACTTGTTAAGATGCTTCCTAAAACCcgaaaaactattaaaaaaacgTGAGCATCCCACTTCGCCACATTTAAGATGAAGAGTCTTTCCTGTACAGAGTCCATGTATAACTTTGAGGTGCTTTATAAGATTTTTTGCCTCACCAAGTTCTTTGCTGCAAAGAAAGCACCTCATTGTTTAACGCACCATTCGCACTCGCAACTCTGCGATTCTTGGCGTTTCCTTCGTTTCCCCCACATCAATGCTGTAAAtggtggtttgcaaaaaagtgaagaaattaTTCAACACAGGACTGTAAGATGTACAAAAGACGTAGTGGGCCTTAAAGAGTTCATCCAGGGCTCCGACTGCGCTGGTTGCTTTGCATGGAAGTGCATGCTTGTCGATAGCAATGAAGAAGGAGGTAATGCTGCTTTTTGTGGGTCCCTGAGCAAGGAGGTAGGGCTGACTGCTTTGACTTATGGTGTCAAGATGCTGCTGCACGCTTGTTCCCGTctgtaacaaaacacattcaacaacaCTATTTattagaaattaaacaataacatgAGATCACTCCAAACAATTAAAGGATTCAAGAATTTGAGAAGAAATTGatgtttgattaattattaaatattagtgTAGTGTACCTTTTGGAATTTGATGAGGTGATCTACTGCATGAGATGCTGAGATCTTCCCTGGCCTCTTTCGTCCCTGTGCGGATGGCGGTAGCAGATGTAGCAGCAGTATGATGGTTGACATGTCACTGTCCCAGCCTAGAGGCCAACAAGTAGCAGGTTAACATTATGCCATAATTTCCCACCATCCTCAATATATTTAGCAACATGCTTCTTAACATTCAAAGACATACCATTTTCGACTTCAGTAGATGTCTCAGCGTTGCGCATCAAATCAAGAAGGTCTGTGGAGGGGACCAGTCCATGGCTTTCCTTAATTACTTTTGCTTTGAAAGTGGTAGGCCACCTCTCCAGGAAATTGTTGGCAGTCTGCTCACCAAACATAAGTCTGAAATCCTGTTCTATCTgtagtttgaaaaagaaaaaaagaagaaaaggaggaattGGTACCTTGtgctacattttacaatatgtcTCAGTATTCAATGAATGTAGATGCCATACCAGTCCTGGTGTGTCCAGGAACCGTGGAAATACTGAGAAGACCTCTGCTGATTTGTCATTATCATTGACCATGGCATGGCGATAACTGAAAGTGACTTTCATCTTCTCACGGATGGTGTACTCATCAGCAGTGTGTCTCAACACAGCGATAGCGGATTCCACTTCCTCGTCAGTCAGGACTTGGTCGGCAGTAAAGGGTCTAGTACGCCCATGGCCTGGACCACCAActttagaaaaagacaattttGTTGTTACTCTTTATAACTACACAGTTTTATATCCtcctgtcaacacatttcacaggtTGATAATTCCACCTCATGATAAATATTACCTTTAGGAGATCTACTAACTGCTGGACCtctttcctctgcagctttTCTTTGAATAGTCTTCAACCGCCATGCAAGGTATCCTGAACCCCTTTCAGGATCGTAGTAATGATCCTATGTATAATGTATGCACAGTGTGATATATACATTCATATGATATCAGCAGTTCGAAGggcaaatatatttcaaaacctTTACTTACATAGCCATTCTGTGAAGATGGGTCTTCAAGATATGGAAACAGAGCGACAATCCCCTGTGCATACATCACTCTCACACTCCGGGGCGGAGATGTCCTGGTGTATTCAACAATCAACATTCATAGATAGCATTGAACAACATAACCTAAACAACAATTGCAATAATGTTTAAACAATGTCTCATGATAACGTATTTGAATCTATTTTACccatgtttttctgtcatctCTGCGGTAAGTATGTTGATTAGCTGTCTTCTGGTTGAATCTGtaatggattttgtttttgcatactCCTCCATGATACGGTCACCTCCAGGCTTTGTCGTCAAGATTTTTTCAATTAGCTAAGGGATCAAATGTGcagtattgtatttttaaaatgtcttggaAATTACGATACAAATACGATGCACCTCAAATTAAACATGTGACTCAAActccacacacgcacacactgacTACTCACAGCTTTTGCTTCATAGTTGATGCGGCAAGGCCTTTTAGGTTGACTTCCTCCGGCTGCAACTGGTTCCTCAGCTGGGTCACACAAAGAGAAGTTGAGGATCACTGTGTCTTCAGATGCAGTAGAGCGTGGAGATGACGTGGACTGAGGGTTACCTGAGCATTgagaaatataaatgcaatttcATAGTTCAATACATCCACTTCaaccatgtgtgtgtacagtcatATGCAAGTAGTCAGCAATTACCAGGTGCTTCATTGGCCAATGAAACAAGGAAAGGTCCTTGAGACTCTTTAACGACCTCCTCAAAAACCTCAGCGTCGACCTCTGTGTTGGACTGGTCATGGATCTTGATGTCCAACCGTCTATCTTCATCGATGTTAAATTTAATACTCactaagtaaaataaataaatagtgcacAAACATTTCTGATGAGAAATAATTGCAATATGCAATTGCAACTTGAACAAATTAGGCTACTTTCAATCCAAATTAAGTGCCTACCTTCTCTCAAGAAATCACCAAATGTTACTTCAGGCAGCTTTATGTACTTCTGCTCTCCACCAAACGAAACACGCAGCAGCATTTTCTGTAAAATTTAAGGAAGGTTGAATAACTGT from Eleginops maclovinus isolate JMC-PN-2008 ecotype Puerto Natales chromosome 21, JC_Emac_rtc_rv5, whole genome shotgun sequence carries:
- the LOC134884182 gene encoding uncharacterized protein LOC134884182 isoform X2, whose amino-acid sequence is MLLRVSFGGEQKYIKLPEVTFGDFLREGNPQSTSSPRSTASEDTVILNFSLCDPAEEPVAAGGSQPKRPCRINYEAKALIEKILTTKPGGDRIMEEYAKTKSITDSTRRQLINILTAEMTEKHGTSPPRSVRVMYAQGIVALFPYLEDPSSQNGYDHYYDPERGSGYLAWRLKTIQRKAAEERGPAVSRSPKVGGPGHGRTRPFTADQVLTDEEVESAIAVLRHTADEYTIREKMKVTFSYRHAMVNDNDKSAEVFSVFPRFLDTPGLIEQDFRLMFGEQTANNFLERWPTTFKAKVIKESHGLVPSTDLLDLMRNAETSTEVENGWDSDMSTIILLLHLLPPSAQGRKRPGKISASHAVDHLIKFQKTGTSVQQHLDTISQSSQPYLLAQGPTKSSITSFFIAIDKHALPCKATSAVGALDELFKAHYVFCTSYSPVLNNFFTFLQTTIYSIDVGETKETPRIAELRVRMVR
- the LOC134884182 gene encoding uncharacterized protein LOC134884182 isoform X1: MLLRVSFGGEQKYIKLPEVTFGDFLREVSIKFNIDEDRRLDIKIHDQSNTEVDAEVFEEVVKESQGPFLVSLANEAPGNPQSTSSPRSTASEDTVILNFSLCDPAEEPVAAGGSQPKRPCRINYEAKALIEKILTTKPGGDRIMEEYAKTKSITDSTRRQLINILTAEMTEKHGTSPPRSVRVMYAQGIVALFPYLEDPSSQNGYDHYYDPERGSGYLAWRLKTIQRKAAEERGPAVSRSPKVGGPGHGRTRPFTADQVLTDEEVESAIAVLRHTADEYTIREKMKVTFSYRHAMVNDNDKSAEVFSVFPRFLDTPGLIEQDFRLMFGEQTANNFLERWPTTFKAKVIKESHGLVPSTDLLDLMRNAETSTEVENGWDSDMSTIILLLHLLPPSAQGRKRPGKISASHAVDHLIKFQKTGTSVQQHLDTISQSSQPYLLAQGPTKSSITSFFIAIDKHALPCKATSAVGALDELFKAHYVFCTSYSPVLNNFFTFLQTTIYSIDVGETKETPRIAELRVRMVR